Proteins encoded together in one Ignavibacteria bacterium window:
- a CDS encoding ThiF family adenylyltransferase, whose amino-acid sequence MESEDSITSFAEEINKRQKSLIGDYSCQTAIVVGLGGIGSWLAIDLALIGIGTLILFDDDVIEASNLNRTLFKLSQIGELKTKAVKDLIMERRKDILVVLCNERFTTDHLNKYRDSDYLFDCSDTSKLKDSIGECRSEFVIPKYMKLGYDGYEGTLSMNDFNTGLWGEDSSYTITPSFFGTPQILSAFAVIEMVMKHKAVSKTVNMNVKRFINLLETTGAMKN is encoded by the coding sequence ATGGAAAGTGAAGACAGCATAACATCATTCGCAGAAGAAATAAACAAAAGACAGAAATCACTTATAGGAGATTACTCATGCCAGACGGCAATTGTGGTCGGATTGGGAGGAATAGGTTCTTGGCTGGCGATTGATTTAGCTTTAATAGGAATTGGTACGCTTATACTCTTTGATGATGATGTAATTGAAGCTTCTAATCTAAACCGTACATTATTCAAACTTTCACAAATCGGTGAGTTGAAAACGAAGGCGGTTAAGGACTTAATTATGGAAAGACGTAAGGATATACTCGTTGTCTTATGCAACGAACGATTTACAACTGACCATCTCAACAAATACAGAGATTCAGATTACTTGTTCGATTGCAGCGATACCTCTAAACTAAAAGATTCAATCGGAGAATGCAGAAGTGAGTTCGTAATTCCTAAGTATATGAAACTCGGCTACGATGGCTATGAGGGCACTCTGAGCATGAATGATTTCAACACAGGGCTATGGGGCGAAGACAGTTCTTACACGATAACGCCAAGCTTTTTCGGGACACCACAGATACTCAGTGCCTTCGCTGTAATAGAAATGGTGATGAAGCATAAGGCAGTATCTAAAACTGTGAATATGAACGTAAAGAGATTTATCAATTTACTTGAAACAACCGGAGCGATGAAAAATTAA
- a CDS encoding DUF2958 domain-containing protein: MKLFTKGIEAIAQAQNPLGADMKKQVIVAKFFNPTGAGTWYLMNQDPNDPDYLWGVVELFEVEVGSFSKSELENHVGNYGLGIERDLYFEEVNAKVLFEKMKQIVK, translated from the coding sequence ATGAAACTATTCACAAAGGGAATTGAAGCTATAGCACAGGCTCAGAACCCATTAGGTGCTGATATGAAAAAACAGGTTATCGTTGCTAAATTCTTTAACCCAACAGGTGCAGGTACATGGTATCTGATGAACCAAGACCCAAACGATCCTGACTATCTCTGGGGAGTCGTTGAACTGTTTGAAGTAGAAGTTGGAAGTTTTTCTAAATCAGAGTTAGAGAATCACGTTGGGAATTATGGTTTGGGTATTGAGCGGGATTTATACTTTGAGGAGGTGAATGCGAAGGTGTTGTTTGAGAAGATGAAACAGATTGTAAAATAA